The following proteins come from a genomic window of Amaranthus tricolor cultivar Red isolate AtriRed21 chromosome 14, ASM2621246v1, whole genome shotgun sequence:
- the LOC130799306 gene encoding uncharacterized protein LOC130799306, with protein sequence MRFGKKGKLSPKFIRPYEVTEKVGKVAYRLALPNELGKVHDVFHISQLKRYIPDRSHVLDPEPLDLDENLSYEEKPIEILDSEVHSTRRKDIKMVKVLWSNQCTQEATWETEDSMCEKYPHLFPKFQGGNFF encoded by the exons ATGAGGTTTGGCAAGAAGGGCAAGTTGAGCCCAAAGTTTATAAGACCTTATGAGGTCACAGAGAAGGTAGGAAAGGTCGCTTATAGACTAGCATTACCCAATGAGCTGGGTAAGGTCCATGATGTGTTTCACATTTCGCAGCTTAAGCGATATATTCCCGATAGATCTCATGTGTTAGATCCCGAACCCTTAGACCTTGATGAGAACTTGTCTTATGAGGAGAAGCCTATCGAGATCTTAGATTCTGAGGTGCACAGTACTAGGAGAAAAGATATAAAGATGGTGAAAGTTCTATGGTCTAACCAATGCACACAGGAGGCAACGTGGGAAACTGAGGATTCCATGTGTGAGAAATACCCACACCTTTTTCCCAAG TTTCAAGGAggaaacttcttttaa